In one window of Halorubrum sp. BV1 DNA:
- a CDS encoding DUF5796 family protein, with protein MSAPSRSDVPPTSIGIDLREEGVVVEYLDGRTTLYRGVPESVEGSVTAGPGKETHVLVTDPTETEGVMTYVNDYNTNDEILEDSGVGRVMVEAGEHEEVFPGVVVGRTGQRNEVIADPEIAGGRVFVFVEDGWTEGSYEIVEGPEDGLDAHW; from the coding sequence ATGTCAGCGCCTTCGCGAAGCGACGTTCCGCCGACGTCGATCGGGATCGACCTCCGGGAGGAGGGCGTCGTCGTCGAGTACCTCGACGGGCGGACCACCCTCTACCGCGGCGTTCCCGAGTCCGTGGAAGGGTCGGTGACGGCCGGTCCGGGCAAGGAGACGCACGTCCTCGTTACCGACCCGACGGAGACGGAGGGCGTGATGACCTACGTTAACGACTACAACACCAACGACGAGATACTGGAGGACTCTGGCGTCGGTCGCGTCATGGTCGAAGCGGGAGAACACGAGGAGGTGTTCCCCGGCGTCGTCGTCGGTCGGACGGGACAGCGAAACGAAGTGATCGCTGACCCCGAGATCGCCGGCGGGCGCGTGTTCGTCTTCGTCGAAGACGGCTGGACGGAGGGGAGCTACGAGATCGTCGAGGGGCCCGAGGACGGACTCGACGCGCATTGGTGA
- the larC gene encoding nickel pincer cofactor biosynthesis protein LarC: MRTLVFDGRTGAAGDMICAALIAAGADPAVLDPVSERLPVRYEVGETTRNGIRATTVDVLLDRDEDDITPSEGGNDHTHTHDHDDHGHTHTHDHDDHGHTHTLAEGAGVTRSYAEVVALVESMDLPESVESTALDAFELLGRAEASVHGTDLDETHFHEVGADDAIADVVGAALLLDDLDPRRVVTTPVATGRGDVAMAHGVYPVPAPATAEIATRAEFAVRGGSIDAELLTPTGAAILGAVADGVDSVPDLAVDEVGYGAGDATFPEHPNVLRVLVGDGEDRTAADERGRDADGLVRDDVAVLETNLDDATPEVLGGLQETLSRAGAKDVTVVPTTMKKSRPGHLVKAICRPDDVEAVAETLARETGTLGVRQSGASHRWIAEREFETATLSLDGADHEVSVKVASTAGGEVYDVSAEYDDAAAVAAETGIAVREVLRRAEAQIRAAIDG, encoded by the coding sequence ATGCGAACGCTCGTCTTCGACGGCCGAACCGGTGCCGCCGGCGACATGATATGCGCCGCCCTGATCGCGGCCGGTGCTGACCCGGCCGTGCTCGACCCCGTCTCGGAGCGGCTGCCGGTCCGGTACGAGGTGGGAGAGACGACGCGAAACGGCATACGCGCGACGACCGTGGACGTGCTCCTTGACCGTGACGAAGACGATATCACGCCGTCCGAGGGTGGTAACGATCACACTCACACCCACGACCACGACGACCACGGACACACTCACACCCACGACCACGACGACCACGGACACACTCACACCCTCGCCGAGGGCGCGGGTGTCACCCGAAGCTACGCCGAGGTCGTCGCGCTCGTCGAATCGATGGATCTCCCCGAATCGGTCGAATCGACGGCGCTCGATGCCTTCGAGCTGCTCGGCCGCGCCGAGGCGTCGGTCCACGGCACGGACCTCGACGAGACGCACTTCCACGAGGTGGGCGCGGACGACGCGATCGCCGACGTCGTCGGTGCGGCGCTCCTCCTCGACGACCTCGACCCGCGCCGCGTCGTCACCACGCCGGTCGCTACCGGGCGCGGAGACGTGGCGATGGCACACGGCGTGTATCCGGTCCCTGCCCCGGCGACGGCCGAGATCGCGACTCGGGCGGAGTTCGCGGTCCGCGGCGGTTCCATCGACGCCGAGCTGTTGACTCCCACGGGCGCTGCCATCCTCGGTGCAGTCGCCGATGGTGTCGATTCGGTCCCGGACCTCGCGGTCGACGAGGTCGGGTACGGTGCCGGCGACGCGACGTTTCCCGAGCACCCGAACGTGCTTCGCGTCCTCGTCGGCGACGGCGAGGATCGCACCGCCGCGGACGAGCGGGGTCGGGACGCTGACGGCCTCGTCCGCGATGACGTCGCCGTCCTCGAAACGAACCTCGACGACGCCACGCCGGAGGTGCTCGGCGGGCTCCAGGAGACGCTCTCGCGGGCCGGGGCGAAAGACGTGACGGTCGTCCCAACGACGATGAAGAAGTCGCGGCCGGGCCACCTCGTGAAGGCGATCTGTCGCCCGGACGACGTCGAGGCGGTCGCGGAGACGCTCGCCCGCGAGACGGGGACGCTCGGCGTCCGACAGTCGGGCGCGAGCCACCGGTGGATCGCCGAGCGGGAGTTCGAAACCGCGACGCTCTCTCTCGACGGCGCGGACCACGAGGTCTCGGTGAAGGTCGCATCGACCGCTGGAGGCGAGGTCTACGACGTCAGCGCCGAGTACGACGACGCGGCCGCGGTCGCAGCGGAAACGGGGATCGCTGTGCGGGAGGTGCTCCGACGCGCGGAAGCGCAGATTCGCGCGGCGATCGACGGGTGA
- a CDS encoding shikimate kinase codes for MEGRAAALGAGTVLNALATGTGAAFGIDVETRATVALDPDSDAVDGTIAEDADADTDLIERCVALAVERWGDDEGGTVRTDSDVPLAAGLKSSSAAANATVLATCDALGLEIGDDADDPSVDVTRLEACRLGVRAARAAGVTVTGAFDDAAASMLGGVAVTDNGSDELRSRDPVDWNVLVWTPPERAYTADADVGRCESVAPMADLVADLALDGRYAEAMTVNGLAFSAALGFDADPAVEAMPHASGVSLSGTGPSVVAVADPDDPETDLDAVADAWGDRPGALRRTTTRNDGATVLRE; via the coding sequence ATGGAGGGACGGGCAGCGGCGCTCGGAGCCGGCACCGTGTTGAACGCGCTTGCGACCGGTACCGGCGCGGCCTTCGGTATCGACGTCGAGACGCGTGCGACGGTCGCGCTCGACCCGGACAGCGACGCCGTCGACGGGACGATCGCCGAGGACGCCGACGCCGACACCGACCTGATCGAGCGCTGCGTCGCCCTCGCGGTCGAGCGCTGGGGTGACGACGAGGGCGGCACCGTCCGCACCGACAGCGACGTGCCGCTCGCGGCGGGGCTCAAAAGCTCCAGTGCGGCCGCTAACGCGACCGTCCTCGCGACTTGTGACGCGCTCGGCCTCGAGATCGGCGACGACGCCGACGATCCGTCCGTCGACGTGACCCGACTCGAGGCCTGCCGGCTCGGCGTCCGCGCCGCCCGCGCCGCCGGCGTCACCGTCACGGGTGCGTTCGACGACGCGGCCGCCTCGATGCTCGGCGGCGTCGCCGTCACCGACAACGGGAGCGACGAACTCCGATCCCGCGATCCGGTCGACTGGAACGTGCTCGTGTGGACCCCGCCTGAACGCGCCTACACCGCCGACGCCGACGTCGGCCGCTGTGAGTCCGTCGCGCCCATGGCCGACCTCGTCGCGGACCTCGCGCTCGACGGGCGATACGCCGAGGCGATGACGGTCAACGGCCTCGCCTTCTCGGCCGCACTCGGGTTCGACGCGGACCCCGCGGTCGAGGCGATGCCGCACGCGTCGGGCGTCTCGCTGTCGGGCACCGGGCCGAGCGTCGTCGCCGTCGCGGACCCGGACGACCCCGAAACCGACCTCGACGCTGTCGCCGACGCGTGGGGCGACCGGCCCGGCGCGCTGCGACGAACGACCACCAGAAACGACGGCGCGACCGTTCTCCGAGAGTGA
- a CDS encoding ferredoxin, protein MIDADETPADTDEAESETDRDEVVRASDIGGEGPPVEEKPYKVVFEANKCFGAGKCAEVADNWVMDIQSGMAKPRSYYIGEDELDENIRAAEVCPAKKEQGVIHVVDRRTDEEIAPDPHGDGTLSVDW, encoded by the coding sequence ATGATCGACGCCGACGAGACGCCGGCGGACACGGACGAGGCCGAATCGGAGACCGACCGCGACGAGGTCGTTCGAGCGAGCGACATCGGCGGCGAGGGACCGCCGGTCGAGGAGAAGCCGTACAAGGTCGTCTTTGAGGCCAACAAGTGCTTCGGGGCGGGCAAGTGCGCGGAGGTCGCGGACAACTGGGTGATGGACATCCAGAGCGGCATGGCGAAGCCGCGGTCGTACTACATCGGCGAGGACGAACTCGACGAGAACATCCGTGCTGCGGAGGTGTGTCCCGCGAAGAAAGAACAGGGCGTGATCCACGTCGTCGACCGGCGGACGGACGAGGAGATCGCGCCCGACCCGCACGGCGACGGGACGCTCTCGGTCGACTGGTAG
- a CDS encoding chorismate mutase, producing the protein MSETPTPEEMSLDELRREIEDIDREIVELIARRTYVADTVAAVKADRDLPTTDEGQEERVMERAGDNAERFDVDANLVKAIFRLLIELNKVEQRESR; encoded by the coding sequence ATGAGCGAAACACCGACCCCCGAAGAGATGAGTCTGGACGAACTGCGCCGCGAGATAGAGGACATCGACCGAGAGATCGTCGAACTGATCGCCCGTCGGACCTACGTCGCCGACACCGTGGCGGCCGTGAAGGCCGACCGTGACCTCCCGACGACCGATGAGGGGCAAGAGGAGCGCGTGATGGAGCGCGCCGGCGACAACGCCGAGCGCTTCGACGTCGACGCCAACCTCGTGAAGGCGATCTTCCGACTTCTGATCGAACTGAACAAGGTCGAGCAGCGGGAGAGTCGCTAG